A window of Mangifera indica cultivar Alphonso chromosome 13, CATAS_Mindica_2.1, whole genome shotgun sequence contains these coding sequences:
- the LOC123194379 gene encoding DNA repair protein RAD51 homolog, which translates to MEQQQRNQKMAQHQQQQQNEELEEGQHGPFPVEQLQMSGIAALDIKKLKDAGLCTVESVAYSPRKELLQIKGISEAKVDKIIEAASKLVPLGFTSASQLHAQRLEIIQMTSGSRELDKILEGGIETGSITEIYGEFRSGKTQLCHTLCVTCQLPLDQGGGEGKAMYIDAEGTFRPQRLLQIADRFGLNGADVLENVAYARAYNTDHQSRLLLEAASMMVETRFALMIVDSATALYRTDFSGRGELSARQMHLAKFLRSLQKLADEFGVAVVITNQVVAQVDGSAIFAGPQIKPIGGNIMAHASTTRLALRKGRGEERICKVISSPCLAEAEARFQISTDGVTDVKD; encoded by the exons ATGGAGCAGCAGCAGAGGAACCAGAAAATGGCGCAACATCAACAACAGCAACAAAATGAGGAACTCGAAGAGGGACAGCATGGCCCTTTCCCTGTCGAACAGCTTCAG ATGTCAGGCATTGCTGCCCTTGACATAAAGAAACTTAAGGATGCAGGTCTTTGCACAGTTGAATCGGTTGCCTATTCCCCAAGGAAAGAACTTCTGCAAATTAAGGGAATCAGTGAGGCAAAAGTTGACAAGATCATCGAGGCAG CTTCTAAACTTGTGCCATTGGGTTTCACCAGTGCTAGCCAACTTCATGCCCAGAGGCTTGAGATAATTCAGATGACATCTGGTTCAAGAGagcttgataaaattttagaag GGGGAATTGAGACAGGATCTATCACTGAGATATATGGTGAGTTTCGCTCTGGAAAGACTCAGTTGTGTCACACATTATGTGTCACATGCCAA CTTCCACTGGATCAAGGAGGTGGTGAGGGAAAAGCTATGTACATTGATGCTGAGGGCACGTTCAGGCCACAGAGACTCTTACAAATAGCTGACAG GTTTGGATTGAATGGTGCTGACGTCTTGGAAAATGTGGCCTATGCTAGAGCATATAACACTGATCATCAGTCACGGCTTTTGCTTGAAGCTGCCTCAATGATGGTGGAAACAAG GTTTGCCCTTATGATAGTAGACAGTGCTACTGCTCTCTACAGGACAGATTTCTCTGGAAGAGGAGAACTATCGGCACGGCAAATGCATCTTGCGAAATTCCTCAGGAGCCTTCAGAAGTTAGCTGATGAG TTCGGTGTGGCTGTTGTGATTACCAATCAAGTAGTTGCACAAGTGGATGGTTCTGCAATCTTTGCCGGACCTCAAATTAAACCTATTGGTGGAAACATCATGGCTCATGCCTCTACAACAAG GCTTGCTCTTCGGAAGGGAAGAGGCGAGGAGCGCATCTGTAAAGTAATAAGCTCTCCTTGTTTGGCTGAAGCAGAAGCTCGATTTCAGATCTCTACTGATGGTGTTACTGATGTCAAGGACTGA
- the LOC123194257 gene encoding pectinesterase, whose translation MGKMLKSTMFWLVGLFVLWGATIAPAAIDGFQQQILKACNFTRYPSLCVQTMMKFESTGHDDKHVHIIPALVNMTISETKLPTSYPAEFSSQFPELQESQSVRAVTDYCEELMSMSLKRLEKSVLALKESPKKNKHDIQTWLSAAVTFQQTCKDSVEGLKLSGELNEKISQKMDYLSQLGSNPLALTNRITGNSRQKNTDRLLNEEQIFPNWVSSKDRKLLQAPAIKANAVVAKDGTGNYRTVAEAINAASGNRFVIYVKAGVYKEKIHTKKNGITLIGDGKYSTIITGSSSVAGGSSMPGSATFTITGDGFIARDIGFQNTAGPEGKQALALYVASDHSVFYRCSIVGYQDSLYALALRQFYRDTDIHGTVDFIFGNAAAVFQNCYIVLRRPRGAYNVILAQGRTDPGQNTGFCLQNCKIAVGEDFSQVKHNHNSYLGRPWKRYSRSVVMQSNLDEAISPRGWIEWPGEGGYGKTVYYAEFSNVGPGASTSQRVSWPGFHVIGADEAVKFTVGEFIKGSTWLPSTGVTFISGLR comes from the exons ATGGGAAAAATGCTAAAGTCTACAATGTTTTGGCTTGTGGGATTATTTGTGCTTTGGGGAGCCACCATTGCACCGGCTGCCATTGATGGATTTCAACAACAAATCCTGAAAGCGTGCAACTTCACTAGATATCCTTCCCTTTGTGTTCAAACCATGATGAAATTTGAGAGCACTGGGCATGATGATAAGCATGTTCATATTATACCTGCTCTTGTTAACATGACCATTTCCGAAACCAAATTGCCTACTTCATACCCCGCCGAATTTTCCTCCCAGTTTCCCGAGCTCCAGGAATCTCAAAGTGTTCGTGCTGTCACAG ATTATTGTGAAGAGCTCATGAGTATGTCTTTGAAACGATTGGAGAAATCAGTATTAGCTCTGAAAGAATCTCCGAAGAAAAACAAACATGACATTCAAACATGGCTGAGCGCCGCCGTGACTTTCCAGCAAACTTGTAAAGACTCGGTGGAGGGCCTCAAGCTGTCCGGCGAGCTTAATGAAAAGATATCTCAAAAAATGGATTATCTGTCTCAACTGGGGAGTAATCCTCTGGCCCTTACCAACAGGATTACTGGGAATTCAAGGCAAAAAAATACCGATCGCCTTCTGAATGAGGAACAAATTTTTCCCAACTGGGTATCCTCTAAAGATCGGAAACTGCTTCAGGCTCCGGCCATAAAGGCAAATGCGGTTGTGGCAAAAGATGGAACGGGCAACTATAGAACCGTAGCAGAAGCCATTAATGCTGCTTCTGGAAATCGATTTGTGATTTACGTGAAGGCAGGAGTTTATAAGGAGAAAATTCACACGAAAAAGAATGGTATTACGTTGATTGGAGATGGAAAATATTCCACTATTATTACTGGCAGCAGTAGTGTAGCTGGAGGCTCTTCCATGCCTGGTTCCGCAACATTCA CAATCACTGGTGATGGATTCATTGCACGCGATATCGGCTTCCAAAACACGGCAGGCCCCGAAGGAAAACAAGCTTTAGCTCTTTACGTCGCCTCCGATCATTCAGTCTTTTACAGGTGCAGCATTGTGGGTTACCAGGACAGTTTATACGCACTTGCACTTCGTCAATTCTATCGCGATACCGATATCCACGGCACTGTAGACTTCATATTCGGAAACGCTGCAGCAGTCTTCCAGAACTGTTACATTGTCCTTCGCCGTCCGAGAGGAGCATATAATGTAATTCTTGCACAAGGAAGAACCGACCCTGGACAAAACACCGGCTTCTGTTTACAGAATTGTAAAATTGCAGTTGGCGAGGATTTTTCCCAAGTGAAGCATAACCATAACTCGTATTTGGGAAGGCCCTGGAAACGATATTCAAGGTCAGTTGTGATGCAATCGAATCTGGACGAAGCGATCTCACCGAGAGGCTGGATTGAGTGGCCTGGAGAAGGAGGTTATGGGAAAACTGTTTACTATGCGGAGTTCTCTAATGTAGGCCCTGGAGCTTCAACTTCCCAGAGAGTTAGTTGGCCTGGTTTTCATGTTATTGGAGCTGATGAAGCTGTAAAATTCACTGTTGGAGAATTCATTAAGGGATCAACATGGCTGCCTTCTACCGGAGTAACTTTCATCTCCGGCTTGCGGTGA